AGTTTGAATAAGTTGACCAAGTTAGTTAACATAAAGAACGACAGTTTTCTCAGTCTACATGCAAACTGACTTTACTCGTGAAGGTTTAACAGACTTCCCGAAAGCTTTACCCATGACACGATAGCTAGCTTTAGCCGCAGGCTAGCGTTGTGTGGGCAGGAAAAGTTAGCGGCAATAACTTGCCACAAAGCAAGATTCAAACTCCCGAGGCTGAGTTTAACTGGGGCTCACGTGCCAGGAGCCCTTCGCCTCACCTTTTCCTTGCTGTTTTCGTCTAAAGAGGATGTCATGGTGATACTGAAATTGACGGAATGGCAAGAACAGGCCAACCACCCGAATAACAAAACTAGAAGCAGGAAGCCCTCCCTCCACTCACTGACGAGCTGTCAAACCTTTTTCTGCGCCCACTTCCTGGTGATGAGAGATTAACCCCGCCCTACACTGAATTTGATTGGACGGTGTCAAACACACGGAAGGTACGACTGGTGTTTAACCCAATCAGAactgcggtcaagccagccgacactcgcGTCTCTGTGGCCAAATCAGCCaacacagaaattctactgcgCGCATGTACTGAtatttatggtaaacgcatccaaagcgtactgaaaaaaatgaaatggaaaatatcGCTGTTGGACAGTTACAGATTCCAAGAAAGGTGACTAGTCATAGGAGTGATAACAGAAGCATATCAGTCTCATTCTGAACTTATtgatcaaagtgtttttaagaACTTtgaatatccagaaatgaagtgaTTTGATacattccacagtgaaaatgttggattttactttgaaaatctccaaatctatacagtaaatatgtttgatcTTCAGTAtataggtagtcagagaggacCTGGACACAGGCAtaccagtctctctctgaacttattgagcaaagtgattttagcaaagtgtttttacagtactacTGAAGTATTACCTACTTGAAGCTAAAAATGTATGACTTATTTAGTAAAATCTCATTATTGATACTGTCGAAAttctattcataaaaatgaaacagGTAAGACGATAAATACTTTTCAACTTTTCAAGTTTGCATTTTCTATATGCTCCATGTCAATAGTCTATTTTGAAAACCGGACGTATCCCCACATGTGTTCGTCCTCCAACTTCAAGTACTCCGTTGCCGTCCCCTTTCTGGGCGGTTTGGATCATAGATATGGTTTTGATGGtttggatgcgtttaccataagtGTCAGTACATGagtgcagtagaatttctgtgtgGACTGATTGGACCACAGAGATGCTAGTGTCGGCTGGCTTTACAGCAGtcaatcagacatgttggattTGTGCACGAGTTTTTATCGCATGTGGTTTCTGAAGCagtctttttaaacattaatgtaAACAGTTGTTTGTCATTAATGGAAACATGGAGTGGaacaaaaagtaaatgaaaCTGTAGTACATCTGCGGAGCAGATGGCTACACGGATGTATTTCGAGGATGCACCGCGTATTATTGGTAACGTACATTTTTGCCTTATGGGTAACGTAGTTTTTTATTGTTACAAAAGCATCAATGAAAAGGTAATCCGAACTTCAATTCCCATAGGCGGAAATTTGTGCAACTGAAAAGAAGCGTCGTgtgaaaacagttgtgtttgtgtggagcgGTAACTTTGGAACATGTTGGGGCAAGTACGTGACCGTGAAATATACCGGAACGCCTCGAAAACACCGTGGGTTTGTGTAGTTGGAAGCCTCTAAGTAGACAATAAGTCATTGTTCTCAGGTTGTTTGAGTGGAAGTTGTCAGAATGTTCATTGTTAAACGTGTGGTGTGTGTTGGAGGCATCATGCTCATCCAGTGCACCTCCCGCCCTGTGAGGAACTTCTCAGCCTGTCACTGCCTGAGCTCCCCTAAAAGACGCAGCTCCTACAGTTTAGCGGTCAGTGAGCGCTACTCCTCTCTTGTGAAGTCGGTCATGTCCTCCAGGGTCAGTTCCCAAACCCCAGACACCCTCCAGGCGGAAGACGAGCACATCTATGGACCTGTTGTCAAAGCTCAAACGCCCTCATCTAAACCAGAGAAGAGGGAGCCTAAGACCCTTCACCCCTTCTTACTATCAGAGAAGACTctagagacagaggagacagattcCGGACCGCCAGTTCGGATTCTGTTGAAAAGGGGCCAAGGTGGGTCCTCAGCACCGAGTGTGACCCGCATCCTTCAGCAGACCCTCTCCCCAGAGCAGAGATTCTACCTggagaggtggaagaggaggatgatcgAAGAGCTTGGAGAAGATGGCTTCAAAGAATACTCTCAGAGTAAGTACGTTtaacatacagtgtgtgtctgtgttaaatTCAGATGGCTATTTCTGACATCTGTGCTCAGAAGTGAGATACTCATGTGATCCGAAATTTGTTTTCAATCAGATTTATTCAGGCAAGGCAAGCTTTTCCATTCCACTCTGGATGACATCATGGCGTCGGGTGCAGCCCAGGAGAACAAGGCTCCTGCGGAGACACCAGCGTATCCAGCTGA
The Platichthys flesus chromosome 12, fPlaFle2.1, whole genome shotgun sequence DNA segment above includes these coding regions:
- the mgme1 gene encoding mitochondrial genome maintenance exonuclease 1; this encodes MFIVKRVVCVGGIMLIQCTSRPVRNFSACHCLSSPKRRSSYSLAVSERYSSLVKSVMSSRVSSQTPDTLQAEDEHIYGPVVKAQTPSSKPEKREPKTLHPFLLSEKTLETEETDSGPPVRILLKRGQGGSSAPSVTRILQQTLSPEQRFYLERWKRRMIEELGEDGFKEYSQNLFRQGKLFHSTLDDIMASGAAQENKAPAETPAYPAEVQGYVESISHILEDVSAVRAIESTVHHDSLDYLGIVDCVARYRGVLCLIDWKTSEKPKPFLSNTYDNPIQVAAYAGALNNDGNYKYQVDHGLIVVAYKDGSPAHAHQLSSEQMLQYWRTWLLRLEKFTEQRSGHTSMDFSEKK